Within the Chiloscyllium punctatum isolate Juve2018m chromosome 37, sChiPun1.3, whole genome shotgun sequence genome, the region TAGTTCAAATTTCTGACGCCATACAAATGCATTTTTTTCTTAACACCCAGATAGTGATCTTATTGACATTTCCACGCTCTTATTAAATTTCATTTTGTCACTCAGTTCACAGAATCTCAATtattatggtgcagaaggaggctatttggaccattgtgcctgcaccagctcttcattAAGCATCATTATCTTGTACCAATCTTCTGCTTTTTCTCTAGTCCTTTCCACCCTgtttctatccatgtaacctttTCAGAGGAAGCAaaggaggtgggtacaattacaacatctaaaaggctggatgggtatatgaacaggcagggtttagaggggtaagggctgaatgctgggaaatgggactaggtcagattgggatgtctggccaGTGCGGATGGGTTgggtggaagggtctgtttcctgtatgactctataagtaatTGTCCAATTAATATCTCCATTATACCTTGTTCCTCCACAATTCCATACAGGTCATTTCATATCTTTCCTACTCATTGTTAGAAATTTTTTTCCCTTGCTTCACATTTGCTTCACATCACTAAGTCTACACCCTCTCgttcttgttccttttatgaGTGGGAGCAACATCTCCCTATCTACTCAATCCAACCAATGGAAAActtccatcaaatctcctctcagccttctcttcaAGTTCTTTAAGGAcatgactagaaaagttgatgagggtcgagctgtggatgtggtgtatatggacttcagcaaggcatttgataaggttcctcatggtaggctcatttagaaggtcaggaggaatgggatacaggggaacttagctgtctggatacagaattggctggccaacagaagacagtgagtggtagtagaaggaaaatattctgcctggacatcagtggtgagtggtgttccacagggctctgtccttgggcctctactgtttgtaatttttattaattgacaggatgcagagatgggctgagaggtggcagatggagttcaacctggataaatgcgaggtgatgcattttggaaggtcgaatttgaaactgagtacaggattaaggataggattcttggcagtgtggaagaacagagggatcttggtgtgcaggtacatagatcccttaaaatggccacccaagtgggcagggttgttaagaaagcatatggtgttttggctttcattaatagggggattgagtttaagagtcgtgagatcttatTGTAGCTCTAtgaaactttggttagactgcacttggaatactgcgtccagttctggtcgccctattatttTTTAACTGAACTCAAATTTCAGCATCTGTCATAGGAGGATTTGAACTTGTGTCCCTACAGCATTAGTCTGGATTACtattccagtgacattaccactatgtcaTTGCCTTCTCAAAATTCCTATTGGACTCTATGCTGCTATTAATAAAGCtgatgctttattaactgctgtcTCCACTTGACTTAGCACCCTTGATGATCTGCACATATACATCTAGGTCCCACTGCTCCTGCACTCCCTTTAGGATTCTGCTCCCTAATTTATATTATCATTCAACGTTCTCATAGTTCTTTGCATTGAACTCAACTGCCACTATCCAGCCTTTCCACCACCTGTCAATGTCCTTTAGGAGGTCCACACTGTCGTCCTCCACGGTTTACATCGATTTTAATTTTTGTATCTTCTGTAAACATGATTTTCCCTTGAAATCCATACTGACTGTTCCTAATTAATCCACATTTTTCCTTGTGACTAATTCAATGCTGAATAcacaggaaccttgattatccaaataccaattatccaaaaattggattatccaaaggagatggATAATCTCCTTTGGGGGtggcgtgggggtgggggtggcgggggagtggggtggaggggtgctggggtgggggtgggggtggggtggggtggcgggggattggggtggaggggtgctggggtgggggggagtggaggggtgctggggtgggggtggtggcgggggagtggggtggaggggtgctggggtggggggggagtggaggggtgctggggtgggtgggggtggcagGGGAGTGGGGTGGAGGGGTGCTGGGGTGGCGGGGGGCTGCTGAGGTGGGGTGGcaaggaggtggggtggggggcgcggagaggtggggggtgggagcctggggggggggggggggggggggagtcggGGTGTGCAGGGGTGTTGTGCAGGGGTATTGCACAGGGTTGGCTGGGGGCAGGGTCTCGTACAcagtgtgctgctgcagtctcctgaatggggagcagactttaaaagctctgagccccagaggaaaggcaatTAATCGATTAagcgaataatcgattatccaagcgaaatagtgcccgcccatcatacttggataatcaaggttcccctgTAATTGTTTCTGGAAGCTTTCCCATCATTGAAATTAGATTGATAGTTATCTCCTTTCACTTCCCACACCATTGAATTTTTGAAGTTTAGTTTCCCAGAGGATTGCAGCATTCCAGTACCTGCCCAAATGGTCAATTCCAATGTTTGACCCTCTCGTCTGATGAACTGTAAGCATTACAACCAAACCCGCCCTATCCACAGTTATGTACACTTTTCTAGCAGAGTTACCGATAATGAATCAGAGAAGGTATTATGACTAAATTTTCCCTGTGGCATTGGCAGGAAACAAAGGAGGAAATTAATTATCATTATttacaacttttttttaatatgttTTTAGGAAGCAGAAATGCTCCGCTCCATCTCCTTTCATCCTTCCGGAGACTACATTCTAGTGGGAACACAGCACCCCACTCTGCGATTGTATGACGTCAATACCTTCCAGTGTTTTGTGTCAAGCAATCCCCGTGATCAGCACACAGATGCTGTCTGTGCTGTAAGCTATAATCCCAGTGCCAACATGTACGTGACATGCAGTAAAGATGGCAACATCAAGCTGTGGGATGGAGTATCAAATCGCTGCATCACAACCTATGAAAAAGCACATGATGGTGCAGAGGTGTGCTCGATTATGTTCTCACGAAATTCGAAGTATGTTTTGTCAAGCGGAAAGGATTCTATTGTGAAACTGTGGGAAATATCAACTGGCCGCACAATGGTTAAATACACAGGTAAGAAAAGCTAATTAATATTCAGCTGTGGACTGAAATTTAACTATGGCTCGGTCACCTTGAATACATAATGCCTTTGAGGACAGAAGGCAATCTTCTttgtatgtttttcttttgtgtaCCAGTATGTGTAATTGAATTTAGTCATACTGCTTTTTGTAACCTGAGGCtgaaaagaggaaaagagaagaCAGTAAACTGGAAATAGCTAATACTAGGCATGATTCCAAAATTTGAACTTGAGTGGGAGGAGAGGAAGACATATTAAGAATGGTCTAACAAACACACTAGAATTCTAGAACATCCTTAcaacttggaggtgctggtgttggactggggtgtacaaagttaaaaatcacacaacaccaggttatgatccaacaagtttatttcgaagcactagctttcagagcactgctccttcaccacctgAGTTTTAACTTGGAACATCCTTACGGGACTTGGTGTCTGAGAAGCCAATGCACGATGAATATTAGTTTGTTAACTAAAATACAGCATGGTTATTAGTTTGATCATATGGATCGTTTGTTACCAAAATAACTCAAATCATTTTTATCCTTGCTGTACCAAACTTGACAACAGTTCTTCAGTGGTTCCTATTCAAAAGGTCCACATACTGCATATATAGCTACCTGAAAAATTAAGAACTATTCATGAATAATCAAAGTTCTTAAGTTATTTTCTCTGATGTTCTTAAAACTATGTAACTCTTTGTTAGAGTGCAAAGAATTGAAACGTTGGGAGTTTTGGGAGGGGGGGGGCTAAAATATAATTAATATGTTTCTGATATTAAAGTAACAGTTAATTGGAATGCAAATGTATGTACAAGGCTGTCAGCATAATGTATAAAATATTTCTATTTATGTCAACTATGTAATATTTTGTTTGAATAAATTTACAGCTCCCTGATAGCATTTATGCTATGGAAAAAACACATTCTGTATCTCTCCTTATCTGTTAGCAGTGCATTGTGAGGCCTAATATAGAGTTTTATTCAGTATTTTCAGGAAAAGGCAGTAAGCAGACAGCTTTAAGAGATTATACATAAAATTGTTACTTTGTTCTACTCTGACTTTACCAATTTTCTGTTTATCCCAATGTATGTCGAGTCAATTATAGTTTCATAGATGAGAATGTAATGAACAAGTGTATATACATTATACACCTACAGCTTTAAAATGCTATTTTTCTGTAAATTCAGCTGAAAAGTTTTAAGAGGCTGTAAACATTACAGAAGAGATGTTCTTTGGTCCTAGAAGGCATAAATGtagataaatctctgggaccagATTATTTATATCCtaggacattgtgggaaactggggaagaaattgtgggaccctacagagatatttgtatcatctacagcCACGGCTAAGATGCTGGAAGACTTGAGGGTGTCTAATGTTGTGCCTTTCTTTAAGAAAGACTGCAGtgagaagcctgggaactgtagaccagtaagtctgacatcggtggtgggtcaATTATTGGATGAGATTCTGAGGCAAAATTTACATGAATTCGGAGAGGCAGGGACTGATTAAGAAtactcagcatggctttgtgtgtgggatctcgtatctcacaaacctgattgtattttttgaggatgtgaccaagaAGATGATTGAGGGCTGAGTGGTAGACACtatcaacatggtctttagtaaagcctttgacaaggttctacgTGGTAGACTGCCTATTAAAGTTAGATCATATGGGATTCAGGAAGAacttgccaactggatacaaaaatgGCTTGATAATAGAGACAAAGGGTAGTAGAGGGtagttttttggactggaggcctataCCAGTGACGTtctgcagggattggtgctgggtccaatgTGTTTGTCTTTTATGTAAACTATTTGGATGAGACTATAGGAAGAAGCATGGttggtaaatttgtggatgacaccaaaattggtggtatagtagacagtgaggaaggtaatCTAAgaatacaatgggaccttgatcaattgggccaatgggccgaggagtggcagatagaatttattTTAGAATAATgcgagctgttgcattttggtaagacggacaagggcaggacttacacagttaatggtgtGGCTCTGGGgcttgttgtagaacagagagacttagGGGTTCAGGTATGTAATTCTGAGATTTGCATCACAGGGTGGTTAGGAAGGCCTTTAGCACCCTTTCCATCATTCTCAGAGtttggagtataagagttgggatgccATGTAGTAGCTGtacagaagattgatgaagacattgtacagttttggttgctCTGCTACAGGAACAATATTACTacatttggagagggtgcagaaatatTTACGAAGTTGTTAATacgactggagggtttgaattacaaGGCTAGGCTGGGACTTGTTTCACTGAAATGTAAGAGGTtgagggaccttatagaggtttataaaattaaagATAAGTGAATACCAAAAGACTTTTCCTTagggttggggagttcaaaactagagaccataattttaaggtgtgaggagaaagatttaaaagggatgtaaggggcaactttatcacacagaTTGTGGTTTgtatgtagaatgaactgccagaggaaatggtagatgcaagtaccgttacaatattttttaaaaatttggacaggtttatgaataggaaaggtttagagggatttgggccagatgcaggcaaatgagaATAGTTTAGTATggaaaacttggtcagcatggtcaagtcggatcaaagggcctgtttccttgctgtataactgTGTAACCTGTGTGCTGAAAGAAGCTGTTTCATTGAAGCCTGGTGTTAGGACTTTTCCCAAATTCTTGAATGTGAGCACATGATGCttttacaatattttaaaatcacTATGGTTTTGAACTTTAGAATCTTTACTGTGTCACTACATGGcatatttgtttttgttttggagaCCATAAGATGTGAGTTTATTTAATTCTGTTGCACTAAACAAATGGGCAAAAAAAAATATTAGATTCCATTCTTTTGTGTTCATTTTCAGAATTTGAATGTGGGCTGTCATTATTTTTGTATTGGTGCTGTTGGTTGGTTTCTGCAGTGGTATTTGAGCAATAGATCATTAATATTATGTATCTTAAATAGTCATGTGCTCATTGATTCTGTTAAATGACTGCAAGCTAGACATCTTTTTTCATGTGAGGAAAATTAAAAATATAGCTCTAGGACATCTGCAGCCAACCAATCATAGGGAATCTTGTTCATGAAATCTAAATGCAATTCTGTTTATCCTTGTATTTCTTAGTTGCTATTTTGTACTGTATTAATTCTGCAAGTTTTGAGATTTGGAGAAACTGCCTTTGATGTGTTTACCATATTTGTTGATAAACTGGAAACCACAGTGCTAAAAGTTTCCAGTATTAGAGAATTTAGAACTTTTTTTAGCGAGAAACATTGTCAGTTTTGTTTTGAGCTTATTTAATTTCATAGCAGAATCATGTTATTTCCTAATAATTTCTTGATCGTCACTCCTAACTTGAATTGATTGCACCATAACAATTCATCATTCAGTTAGAATGTCACCAAAGGGCCCAGCCTCCAGCATTTAACTTGAAAACTGCTGTTAGCAAACTAATTCTAGGATGAAATAAAGCTACCCTGACCAACTGCAAACACAAAATGTCAAAAAGCTTTGCACTGTCCTTAACTGTCTTCATTGGTCACAGCCTCAAAAAACacaaccaagttaaaaatcacacaacaccagattatagtccaacaggttcaattggaagcactagctttcggagtgctgctccttcatcaggtggttcaagCTGGTGCTTAGACTTAAAccttagactataacctggtgttgtgtgatttttaactttgtgcaccccagtccaacgccagcatctccatatcatgacaacgaagtttgagagacatgagtTCCCACACAAAAAAAAGAGTAACAAAAATGTGACACAAAACATAGTGTTAGCTCACTAGCTAACTGATGCCTTATTGTTACACTGCAATTTCCGGTATGGTTCTGAGCCATAAAGATCAGGAAGATACTGATATCAGCCAGGAAGAGAATCAATTGTGTTTGAAATGGTCTCATCACCAGAAGGAGTAATGCCAGGCACTACTTTACTGTTGATCACTGGAGAGTTTCCACTGCTGGAAGTTCTGTGCATGTTATTGTCACAGGAATTAGCTCGGCTGTGCAGTTTAATACACTTGAAAAGTTACAAATAATCCAGAAGTATTCTTGGGAATCTTAAGCTAACATGAATATTTCCTTTGAATGAGGAAGATAGAAAAACTTTGGAAATGGAAAGTTCAAATTTAGTGACAAATGAGCATAAATATTTCTGTCAGTTTGTCCTGACTGACTTTAGTGATTAGCAATATTGTGCAGATCTAGGTAAAGCAGTAAAGACGTTTTTCTGTTGGCACTTGCTGATTGGGAAACTGTGCAGGTTGCTCCGCTAATGTTTCAGCTTCTTCACATTGTAAATTAGCTGGTGTTTGGTGTTTGAGGAAGACCACCTTTACACTACAGCAACTCATGTCAATATGTAGCCAATGTCTTTCCAAGGAATTTTCAAGAATCTGCCACGCTTATCGGATTATAATGAAAAGTGGCAACCTGAAGGATGAATATACAAAGATAtagaatttataaaaatgatcagAAAAGttggaaagaaaacagaaaatgaGGAAGGAAATTGTGACAAGTAGGAACGGGAAAAGGAGAAGGAAATGAATTTTAACAAAAATACAACTTAACAAAAAGGGAAATTAATTCAACAATAGTCAATAGTAAAGATACAATAGCAAATGAATGAACTGTAGGCAATCCCCTTCCACCGCTAGGGAATTTTATGTTGTGGTAGAAAATATGGGGATTGCAATGTGTCAATGTCTAGATGCATTTAATTATTAGTAATGCAGCTTGCATTTGTGTAATGTCTTTTAATATAGTTAAAAAAACCCAATGTTTTTCACAAATATACTCTGGAAATTGACATTCAATTTAAGGAGAGGTAATGATGTGTGTCCAAATGTCTGTTTAAGATATGGTTTTTAAGAATAATTTAAGAAGATGAGGGGATTTAAGAGGCAAAAAGGTTCTACAGGAGCAGctgaatgcactgccagcagtaatTGGATAAAGGACTGAAGGGATACACTGGTCTTAGAGTCAAAGGAATTCAGCAGGATTAGGACTCAAGATTTACCAAAATGAAGCAGAACAGCATGATGAAGGAAATTAAAAATTCATTTTTATATTTAAATTTTGATTCCAGGCAATTAAGCCAGTGTTGTTCAGAGAGAACAGAAGTCATTGGTAGGTGGTGTTATTTGCTATAGAATACAATAGACCAGGAGAGTGATGAAGGAGATTAAACATAAAGTGAACTTTTAAATTTTGACTTCAGGGAATTAAGTTAATGAAGGTCAGAGGGAACAGAAGTCAATGATGGGTGCTTTTATTTGCTATAAAAGAAGATATGGACATTATAGTTTGGGCCATTTGAAATGTTGAAGGTTGTAGTTGTGATACAAGATATTTGTGCCCTTTGGAGATGTCTGGATCCTCAAAGCCGAGTACAGACATTGCGTAACAAGCAAATCATGTATTTTCTGTCACTGGAGCACGGGTTCAAGAGACACTGTAGAGACATAATCCAGGTGTTGCTTTTCATAAGAGATTTTAAACCAGCATGATGTGACCCCTTACAGCTGGATATAGAAGATTTTGTGGCATTGTGAAAATGAGCAAGAAGTTCTTCTGGTGTCCTGCCGAATATTTATCCCTTAATAATAATAATGCTAAAAACAAACTAGTTATGCATTCCACTGTAGTTTCTAAAATTTTGCATACAAATTGGTTTCTGCATTTCACTACAATGCATTAATGACTACAAAAATGAATTGATTGGGTATAAAGCTCCCAAGGACAATTTGCACTCTAGAAAGGCACTAAATCAAATGCAAGTCTTTCCTTTACTTAAGTGTGACTGAATATTATTACATGGGAAACCAGGAACTTTGCCAGCATTTTAAGAAAATGCATGCTGAAATTTCATCATACTTTCTGATTTCAAGAAAAATTATTTTCTTATTTGCACAATATAAAGAGGAATGTAGCCAAATAGTTGATTAAAATTTTCATTATGTGGAATACTGGAATTTAAAGGGTTTTTCCTAGAAAATACTGTCCAGTTTTATCTACTTTTCCATCAACAGTGAAAATCAGTAGCTTtgaacttttcacttttcacaatTCCACACTTAGTGTCGTTGAGCTTTCAGATACTGAGGAGCTCTTGGACTGCTGACAGATTGCAAATTTTTGAATTTATGAAGAAAATTTACAAATTGTAAGCTCTACAAAAGAAAGAAGCCCAAATGATGTGTATCAGTGTCAATAAGATGAAGTCATACTTTTGCACTTTGTGTTCTGCCCACATTTGCACAGGATGTGCATTTTCTATGCAGTTTGAGTTTCTTCAGTTTAAACAAGTCAGCCTGCCCTTCAGTGAGGCAGTGAAAAGTTTCCTCTTGCGCCGGACACCTAGTTTCTAGTGGTCATACCAATGCGATGCAAGAATTAAGCTTTGCTTTTTCTTTCTGCTGTCATCACAGACACTTTGGACTGGAGCATAAGGAAAATCTAGTATAAGTCTTGGTTGATTCAGATTAATTGTTCTTACTCACAGTAAACCAAGAAACAAATGTTTTGCATATTCACATTTTCCTGCTGTCTTGACTTTACATCTATCCTCTACTCTCCCATTCCTGAAATCGTTTGCTGGGCTATGCTCATAGACGCCAGTCACATCCTAGCACTTTGTCTAATTGACTGTTCTTCATCTAAAAGCCTTAACACTGAGTTTACGGAAAGAAGCTTCACGCCAAAACCTGATACCATTCTCAGCAAATGTCAGTAGATATTTACTTTGAGCAAGGATCACTGGATCAGAAGTTAGGATCACTAGCTAATGTCATCATCCATAGACCGGGGCACTGAAATTAATTGAAGTGCTTACTGGTTGTAGTTCCGTTCTAATTTAATTCCACAACTTAAAAGCTGTAATCAACTAACTTGGTGCAAACTAGAACAGTGTGTTCTGTGTGGTGAATTGCACACTGGAGAAGTGTATTGAGTCAATCTTGGGATGTGAGACATCAAACTAGAAACATTGAATTAGAATTATTAGCTACCAAATTAAAAttgtttttaaattcttttctacCGTGTTACCCAGCCAGTACCGTCATCCTGTTTTTCAATGGTAATGTTAAAAGTTCTGGTTTTTCAGAACTCACCAAATGATCAAGAAGTTTATTTTTGTCACCAGTTTTCCCCTATCCACGTCTAAGTTACAGTTTCATAGAAACTGAAGTTCCTCAGTGTCAGCTTTTATTTTGGTAGGCCACATAGTATTGGGGAATATTTGCAAATATGAatttcatttagattagattagattagattatttacagtgtggaaacaggcccttcggcccaacaagtccacaccgccccgccgaagcgcaacccactcatacccctacatctaccccttacctaacactacgggcaatttagcatggccaattcacctgacctgcacatctttggactgtgggaggaaaccggagcacccggaggaaacccacgcagacacgggagaacgtgcaaactccacacagtcagtcgcctgagcgggaattgaacccgggtctctggcgctgtgaggcagcagtgctaaccactgtgccaccgtgccccccACCATTTGAACTATGGTTTAACTAGGGACTTAGCTGTCACAGGTGCAGAACTCCTAAAGGCAATCTTCTAAATGTTTCTAGCCCTGTGAAATTAAAACTAGACAATTCAGTGAATAAGAAATATGCACTTTAGGGATCAAATGTTACTGAATTTTCTGGGCTTCAAGCACCAGATTAGTAGATTCTTTGGGGTTGCATGTGGCTCTGGAGCTACCTGTTAGACAATGCCTTCttcatgtgcaattctggacaGGGACTGttgaatgtccattgaacttttCAAAAGAACTGAAGAAACTACAGTTGAAGTTAACCTTGACTTCACCCCTTGTTCAAAACAGCAGTTCCTGGAATGCAGTTGAAAATGGACCAGTTTTCCCTTAATTTACCTTATTTGTAACAACTACATTTATCCCACTAACTAACATACCACAGACCAGGAATTCAACTTGGAACTTTTTGGTCCACCTGCTCCATATTGAGTCATTAGAAAAGCTTAGGAGGGAAAGGAAGGAAGAAGTTCCATACAGTTATTCATCAATGTCACCAAAATAGTCTGAATATTTGAATCTGATTTACTTTAGGCTAAAACAATATGTGGACATTTAAGAAACGTTCAGACAGGCTGGCTGGAGTTAGTTGTACAAAGGGTAGCGTTAGATGATTTCCACTAAGCTGTTAATATTTAAATGTCCAGCATTTTCCTGGTCAATTACATTTATAATTGTCCTTTCCCAGGATTGGCTATCAATTTAATACTGTTAAGGGGAACCAAATCATTTAATTTGGATCTTTAGTTTGGGCATCTTTGTAGAAATGGACCCGTGTCACTTCGTACAGGTCAAATAACCAAATTCATTCTGGAATAATGGTTAGTTGTAGAATGTTAAGTTCACACCGACTTAGGATTGAACTTGGAATCCTATATCCTGAATAGTCAGTTCTACTTGAGAAACACATTTACTGCATTCCTTATTCTTTATATTGAATATGTTGAGTTTCTTTCAACCAAATTGCCTTTATTTTAAATTGCTTGTTCTGTGCAATTTGGTGAGGGAAGTCTAAATGTTGTTGTATTCACAAATAAAGACGATGAATGACTGACAgtatgttaggagaaagtgaggactacagatgctggagatcagagtcaaaaggtgtggtgctggaaaagcacagtaggtcaggcaacatccaaggagcaggagagtcaacgttttgggttaagcccttcatcagaatgtagtacagagaaacctcaattatccagcatttagttatctgaatttcggattatccagcaAGCTCACAAGaccccgatgcttggctaaactatgttatcaacattcgattatccagcatttggtTAACAGAACAAAATATTTCTCCCCAGTGTCCTTCGAATAATTAAGGTTCCTCTGCATATTAGTTACAGCTAAAGGAAATGAGTAGAAATAAAAGATTGACAAATCTTTGAATTTATGTTTTCTTTCCTCCCATTTAGGAGCAGGGTTGAGTGGCAGACAGACGCATCGCACCCAGGCTGTCTTTAACCATACTGAAGATTATGTGCTTCTCCCCGATGAAAGAACAATAAGTCTTTGCTGCTGGGACTCACGTACAGCTGAACGCAAGAACCTCCTGTCTCTTGGACACAACAATATTGTTCGTTGTATTGTGCACTCTCCTACCAATCCTGGTTTCATGACCTGCAGTGATGACTACAGGGCCAGGTTTTGGTATAGAAGATCCAGCACTGATTGATTCATACAACTTAAGTATGAGGAGGTGGAGAAATGAATCCTGGTCACAGTACACTGAGAAGAAGATGGGAAGCCTTGTAGGAAATGAAGTTCTTTCATCTAGCTCTATAAACTGCCTTCTTGTCATTCTCCAAATTTTTGACCTGAGAGGGGTAACAGAATTAATTCTGAAGTATTGATTTGCTGTTGCTAAAACAGTACATTGTTTGTATGAAGGTTCCCAGCTTGTTGACCTCCGTACATTTGTAATTGTTTGAAATCCATTTGGTTTTGTTCACCTTTTATTCCTTGATTATGACAACATAAACATTTTGTCGTAAGGGAAACTTCAGCATTGTTTTGTGTATTTTCAACACTGTCCCACAATTGCAATTCAAAAAATGTTATTCTTGCTTTTCACTGTCATAGATCCACTAAAAGCCATTTTTAGCCTCCTAAGTCAAACATATGTCTCCATCATTTACAAGGGGCTTTAAAATGGGGGCTGGTGTTGGAAAAGATCACCAATTATAACTTACAGTCCTTTTCATATTTTTGTCTCAAGCTGAACTTTTGTATTTCTAATGACAAATTTCATTGAGATAACTTATGATCAATGGATTCTTATTCCAAAAGGATCAAACAATCAACtccagcatctacc harbors:
- the cstf1 gene encoding cleavage stimulation factor subunit 1 isoform X2, which translates into the protein MFRPKVTLKDRQHLYRLIIGQLLYDGYMNIASNLINEIKPPSVCSPSEQLLHLAKLGMENDDNTVQYAIGRSDTVAPGTGIDMEFDADVQTMSPEAAEYETCYVTSHKGPCRVATYSRDGQLIATGSADASIKILDTERMLAKSAMPIEVMMNETAQQNMENHPVIRTLYDHVDEVTCLAFHPTEQILASGSKDYTLKLFDYSKPSAKRAFKYLQEAEMLRSISFHPSGDYILVGTQHPTLRLYDVNTFQCFVSSNPRDQHTDAVCAVSYNPSANMYVTCSKDGNIKLWDGVSNRCITTYEKAHDGAEVCSIMFSRNSKYVLSSGKDSIVKLWEISTGRTMVKYTGAGLSGRQTHRTQAVFNHTEDYVLLPDERTISLCCWDSRTAERKNLLSLGHNNIVRCIVHSPTNPGFMTCSDDYRARFWYRRSSTD